In Chroicocephalus ridibundus chromosome 2, bChrRid1.1, whole genome shotgun sequence, the DNA window ATCTACTGTTTAGTTATACATTCCAtagtttaataatttaattacaaaTAATATTTGCATTAACAATTTTAAGAATTCTGTGCTTGCAGGAAAGTGGAGTTTTAGTTGGTACACTGTATGTAAATTATATCAACCCAGTTAGTTATCTAAAGGAATTAGTGATAAATCAAGTTTAACTTCATTTCTAATCTGTTCAGAGGGTACAGACCAGTAAATTCAACTTTATgacttaggattttttttttcttctacaaactGTAAGAGCTCTTcaagtaaaacaacaacaaacttgGTGTCTGTGAGTCCTTTCTTGGTTTTGATCATTGCTGGCCATTacagtttttgtttttcccctaaggaaaaaaatagtgcaCTAACGATTATGTACATCCAACTTGATTTTAAATTTGGATATTAATGTACTGTAAATAGGTACTCTGCATTGTAGTCTACATTTGTTTAATACTTTCTGTAATATTTAAGAGTTGCTTAAAGGTATACAGAATGTACAGTTACTTAAggctaatttttttcctctctaatcaAAGGGGGTTCTAAGTTCTTCCTTTACGGCTAGAACAGTAATAAATGATGCTCCTGTATCTGTAACATGAGTACTGCTGTCTGTCAGTAATGAACTTGcaactttgttttccaaagtacattttattttgatctgtCCAGTATATTGCACTAATTCTTTTAGTTATTTTCATTATATGAAATCTACCAAGTGTGTCAGAAGAGATGAATTAGTCTATTAAATGTTGAACTGATAGCAGAAACTTACTTGTGCAGATTTAAAATTTGCAGTAATCTGGGTTTAGCAAGGAAAATGACAGTTCACCAGTGTTTAGTTTTATATTGAGGTGCTCAGGTTTGAataaagtggtttaaaaaaaaaaaagatatttttgattACTGTTTATTATTGAGAGTTTCAGAAGGTCTTATTGCATTTGCACAGTTCCAGACAAGATGTCTGATTTACTATATGGGTCAGCATTTGAGATGATTACAAGTAAATTCATGACATGGCTAAATATAAGCTTGTACTATATGTACTGTGGCACCCCAGTAATCCTGTGATGAATTTTTAGGTGTTGAGGTAATTGGGTATCTTATCGCATCCATTTAGAAGTACAATCAAAATAGTAATATTATCTCTTGAACCAGCAGCTAATGCAGTCTTTACCAGTTGTTCACTAATGTAGCTTGCTGCGTTGTCGTAGAGTGTCTCAGAGGTGACTCTGCCTCTTCCTGCAGATTGTGGTTTGCAACGGGACGAGTATGTTTTTGTGTCCTCTTCAAACTGCGATGGTGGTTTAGAACCCACTGGTGATACAGTCTTTAGCAGTTCTTGCGCAGCATAACTTGCAAGTTGGTCACGAAATATCTCGGAATCCATTTTTTCTGCCACTGGTGGACCTGAGCCATAATTAGATAGGCATGCTTTTATGTCTTTTGGGGGCTGTTCCGTGTCTTCAGACCCTGTTGCCAGTACATTCTTTTGCGGCTGTTTATGGGTGCAGCTTGGACCTGTCGTGCAGGACACGTCACTGTCTGTTTCTTCTTGCACTGCAGTCTGTGGCTGAAAACTGTTACACGGATAAAGATTTCTGTCCTCAAACTGTTTCAGCTCTTCAGAGCCACCTTGTGTGCTAGAATCAgactgctttctctctctgttctgtgAACTTACTTCATCATTACTGAAAAGAGATGGTTCTGGGTCAGCTTGATTTTTGTGGTCATCACTTTCCTTAGGAACTCCCTCTTCACTTTGCAAATGTTTCCTCCGAGAACATTTTGGCTTATTGGAATACAGCCTCTCTATTCCATCTTGCAGATCTTCAATAGCCTTTGAGTCATTTAAGTTGTCTTCAGTGAGGGGCATCAAATGCTGACACTTATATGGAGAAGTTCTGTTTTGTTGAACGCATTCATATCTCTTCAAATAATGAGTGAATGTTTTTAGAGTTAATGCAAGTACTTCATTGTAATCCAAAACCTCCCAAAGCCCATTAGAAGCTAAAATAAGAAACTGACAAGTATCATCAATAGGGACAGATATGGTGTGAGGTACAGGTATCACAGATCTCTTCAGTACCGGATCTCCGTGATGTCCAAGACCCCTTGTAGTTCTCAGGTACCCCTCCACTAATCCATCTGGTTCATTAGCGCTGATGTTTCCACCATTCTGAAGTATGCGTTTTCTCTCGCTTGCATTAGAAGTGCTGTGCTCTTTCGAGAGGCAGTGACTCTTTCCATTTTTACATAAGACTGCATGTGCATTACCTAAAGTTGAAATAAGATAGTATTTTGAATTACAGCATACTGATTCTATTTTTTGTAATATACTGCTGTTATGTTAACAGCCTTTTGCTaaggactggggaaaaaacctgaGGTCATAGTTCAATTATCTACTGCCACAGGCAACAATATGTCCATCAGTGAGTCTGTTGCtattttactgcagttttctgtgggtttctttCCTCCCCTTATTCAGAAGACTATCTCAGAACCTTATTCTTCTGACTGCAACTAAACTCTTGTGAGGAGTCTTAAGTGACGTTTCATTCAGCTTAAAATGCAGTCAGATAGAAATGTTGCACCTTGactgtttgttgggttttttttaagcaaaagtgcttatttttctcaaatactttttttttttatctcctaaGAGAGTGTGTGCTTTCAAATTATTATTGCTGAATGAACTCATCAAGGAGTTTCAGGTTCAGACTATTTTTAGCAGTATAAAATTTCTAGTACCTGAAAATAATTTGGACATCATGTAGAATTTACAGTTTACTAACACGATGCCTTAAATCTCTTCCTCAGTTAAGGGACCCAAGGGAGCAAGAGTTCTCACAGTCAGCATGAGAAATCGAGGACTGACTTCTTTCCTTTAGCAAGAATAGGTGCTTTACCTTTCCCTCAACACTTGAAATCTGCTGGGTGAGAATGAAGTGTGTTAGAAATCGCAACACTGCATGTCTTTTTCAAGTCTTTTCAGACTTGAACGCAGAGCGTaaaggaaagcagctctgaaacagTGGTGTATTGTTTGAGGTCTTCTGTGGCTACACTGGGAGAAGACAATTTTTTGCGTTAGGGAGGTGATTGGTCTGCTCCCAAGTGTTGGCATAAGGGCAAAAGTGATGTCTTACAGAAGGAACTTGAGTGGGATGATTGCTTTCCAGACACTGCTGTGTGTtcatttatattgtatttttaatatcatCTGGCTACACTAGGCCACAGATCCCTGAGAAGTGTTTATAAGTAGGCACTGCTTATACGGTAGTTGTATTTCTTGGGCAGTCAATGTATTTCTTGGCATTGTCTAGTGTAGGAGACAGCTAAGTGTAGTCTGTGTGAAGGCAGATTTCTCTAGAAGGTGATTCAGAATATCAAACGGAaggacacactttttttttttattgattacAGAATGTAGATGCCTTAAGTTATGCTGTGTGAATTTTTCCTTGTGcttgctccctcctccttcttctgaTTTCCATGGAGAGCTAGAAGATTGTCTAGAATTTCCTTTGAACCCTCGGAGCAAGACCACCAGCTGTAAGCCTGACAAAGGGCATAATATAACCCATGTGGAACAATCTGACTGCAAGAAAGAGTAAAATCTGCTTGGTTTTGGATGCAAGTTTCTTGTCTGCAAGCCAGAGACAGGGCAAGAGAGTCAACAAAAGCTGGCCTATCAATGTGGGACTAAATGAAGAAGACAAAGCTGGCCAGTGCCACCATCTCCTGCTCCACATATCTGACCATCCTCTTCAGTTGCTTACCTGGTGCTGAAGGAACATGTCTATACCTCTGTAAGAACACATTCCTGGGGGGAAAATGAAGCTTGATGTTgtgcaaatctttttttctttgatgtgatACGTTTGGTGGAAAATTAAGTGTATTAGATTAAATAAATGTGTATTTAGAAGTGGTTCAGAAATGTGGACTTCAATCATAAAAGGCTTAAAGTATCTCTGACCAACTTCAAGCCTTAACTCACTAGCAGAGCTTGGCTTTACAGTATCTTTAATTGCAGCCAGCATAAAACctcagctgggagggaaggatggaagcAAGTAACTAGAACGAGAAAACTTAGGCTGGGTGAATTCTCTACCACATTCTCTTACCTTCATCCTACTTCTCCAGCTTATTGTAATAAAAACACGTTTCTTCCCCAATAAGGTGAAATCAAATGCAATTACTAGCTCTGGAAACGTGACAACCTTTATGTGAGTTACTGCTGTATTCCATTGAAGGTGTGACTGCATCTCCTGCAAAAATACCTGAGCTAGCGCTAAACTACCAATTTTGATACCAGTAACAGTGAAGTTCTGGTGGCTGCAGAAATGCTTGTTGGAGGTAGAGAAAGTGTGGATACAGCAACAAGCGTCGGGAGAAtagagaggaaagggaggggtTAGACCATGGTTACTTACTTCAATGTCAGTGCATATTCAAGTTGGTTTATAGTGTGCCTCAGACTGGCAGAGGATTATTGTTAAccaaaaacatatatatatatataggtgtgtggtttggtttttttttaatttgggatctGTTTTCCCAAGTGTGgaatatgttttgggtttggggttgggtttggggggtttttttgtttggttgggtttttttccgccTGAAGAAATGAAGTCTCTCAAACggttttcccttttcctactgATCTTTGACCCTCTTGATTCGTTTCAGTCAGACTTCATATGAAGAAGTCTTACAAGTTTTGTGAGGAGGATAGAGTGCCCCTGTTGATGGAGAGTTGCAGTGTTAGCACACTCCTTACTGATGCTGGGGCGAGTGATAGAAAAGCAGTATAGTGCTGGGTATGCGCTTCGAGCAGAGACTGGaagacactgaagaaaacaaCTGTAGCACAAATCCATTTGAAACTATTCGcccaacagcttttttttttttttttttaaatataattctgcTTGTGTTCTTTATGGGAAAACGCGTCTTGCTTGTAATCTTGCAGCTGTCTTACGTATGCAAGAGAACTCAACTGGTAACAAAAATCACCAAGGGGGAAGATCTAATGACTATATGAGTTGCTAAGAACAGCAAGAGCTTTGTCTAGTGttgcctgcagcagggctgggtgaaGAAGCATTAGGAACGTATCAGTGTTCCTGATTGTAATTAATAACCGATTTTCTGCACTAGAAAGGCAAAGCAGGGTTCTCCTTCCTAAGGAAACGGGTCTGAATACATCTTCCATAAAAACAGTAAATAACAGCCAATTCTTACTTCAGAAACTAATAATTCAGATGATCCCCAGAGATCTTGCTTCCAGTTTGCTGGTAGCGAAATGTGGTGGCACTTAGTCTCaatgaaacaaattaataatATCTTAAGCATGTTTCATTGACAGAAGGGATTTATCAGATCTAAATTCAGAAGAGTTATGGTTGTCTGCCCTAAAATCATGACACCTTAAacttcctgattaaaaaaaaaaaaaattgttcttacaGAGGTGTACTATGTGTTGTGTATTATAGAATGTTTCTTAACTGTGTCTTTTGCATTAGTAAATTTACTGCTGTAACTCAAATATCGTACTGAAGGTACTTACTAGATAAGCTTAGTACTAATACCATTTGCAAGGGAATTTTTCTCCTTCACATTGTCAAGTTAAAGCAATTGTAGCCTTTTATCTCCCAAATATCTGCTGCCGACAAATCTCTAGAttagctttgtttttctcttcttattggggggaggaaaaaaaaaatatcctggtgTGGAACGTACGTACCTACGTTAGCAACGTGCAGtaccccagcagcacctctggccGTGCTGGTTAATGGGCTGCGTGTGGCGgcttcagaatgtttttttccttcttcctcggTGCCATTTGTCTCTTCACTGGGGATTCTTTCCACCAAACAGGTAACGGCTGAACAGCCACTCCAGCGAACTTTGGAAACCTCATTCCTTCCTAGTCGTAGAAGTCTATCCATTCTCCAAAAGGACTTTGCGTATGCTTTGTGAATCCATTCGTAAGTATTGGTCTTGTCGGTCTTCTCATTGCCTGGTTTACCAGAGAAAAGCTGCTCTTTTTCCCTGTAATCTGCCCTGATGACTGTGGCAAAAGAATCTAGAACTTGCTGTTCGTCCTTACTCTTCTTGTAGGAGGGATCTGTTTGAGCAAGCTGGTCAAGAAATAGAAGGGGAAGCTCTGCTGCAACTGTTTCTGCAGCTGTCGCACCGTGAGAGCCATCAACTAACCCCAGAAAACACGCGTCTGACCTACTTCCATAGCGGTCGAGCACAATAAATCTGTCTTCCATGTCTGCCTGCCACGCGGAGTTTTTATCTTGGCAAATTGACAAtgcttttattaaagaattaTTTACTTTCTTAAAAGTACTAGGATTGTTAGTGTCAGCAAGATCACAATATGGTGTAGGGGCGTTGTTATCCATAAGGAATTCAAATGAATAATCAATCTTCTGCCTGCATGCCTCAGAATGCTTGGGAATCTTGGTCAATTTGGAAATTAGCTTCTGTCTCTGAGCTAAAAGTGTTTTGTTGTCAGTCTTTATTTGTGGGCTATCAAAGCCCAGCAAAATTAgggctttgtgggtttttttatgataaAGAAGGCGGTGTGGATGTATTGTTTGTTGACACGCGGAGCAAAAAATTGAAATGTGCTTGGAGTCACGGTTCTCAGGTGCAATTGTGGCCGCCTCCAGCTCATCTTCCTCATCTCTGGAATGTTCAAAATCAGGTGGGTTTGTTCCGTCTTGTGACATTTCTTCCCATGTCATTCTATAAACGAGTTGAGTATGTTAAGAGTTttc includes these proteins:
- the PP2D1 gene encoding protein phosphatase 2C-like domain-containing protein 1, whose protein sequence is MTWEEMSQDGTNPPDFEHSRDEEDELEAATIAPENRDSKHISIFCSACQQTIHPHRLLYHKKTHKALILLGFDSPQIKTDNKTLLAQRQKLISKLTKIPKHSEACRQKIDYSFEFLMDNNAPTPYCDLADTNNPSTFKKVNNSLIKALSICQDKNSAWQADMEDRFIVLDRYGSRSDACFLGLVDGSHGATAAETVAAELPLLFLDQLAQTDPSYKKSKDEQQVLDSFATVIRADYREKEQLFSGKPGNEKTDKTNTYEWIHKAYAKSFWRMDRLLRLGRNEVSKVRWSGCSAVTCLVERIPSEETNGTEEEGKKHSEAATRSPLTSTARGAAGVLHVANVGNAHAVLCKNGKSHCLSKEHSTSNASERKRILQNGGNISANEPDGLVEGYLRTTRGLGHHGDPVLKRSVIPVPHTISVPIDDTCQFLILASNGLWEVLDYNEVLALTLKTFTHYLKRYECVQQNRTSPYKCQHLMPLTEDNLNDSKAIEDLQDGIERLYSNKPKCSRRKHLQSEEGVPKESDDHKNQADPEPSLFSNDEVSSQNRERKQSDSSTQGGSEELKQFEDRNLYPCNSFQPQTAVQEETDSDVSCTTGPSCTHKQPQKNVLATGSEDTEQPPKDIKACLSNYGSGPPVAEKMDSEIFRDQLASYAAQELLKTVSPVGSKPPSQFEEDTKTYSSRCKPQSAGRGRVTSETLYDNAASYISEQLVKTALAAGSRDNITILIVLLNGCDKIPNYLNT